The Patescibacteria group bacterium genome includes a window with the following:
- a CDS encoding DUF916 domain-containing protein, with product MNYHKSQFARRYLKVFLAAILGSAFLLILVPKTGADALTISPPVIEIDADPGAVIQEEIRIINTTDQPQIFYVSTADFAAGGEAGEPAFLSAEQDYPYSLIPWLTLSDKEIFLPSWERAQVKVTITIPQDASPGGHYGGVFFETRAPEITSEIGVGVVSKVGTLILTRVSGKVIEQANIIAFGTQTAKELFSKRPIALYTRFENSGNVHLKPVGKVDIYNLLGRVVASLEVNENGGNVLPGSARRFEMIWKGKKAPGPVSEGLFRRFFQEIKNEARGFGFGKYSAYLSLSWGQDNKESSTTFEFWIFPWRLILTVVIILILIILVLTAGMKKYNQWILKKAGKSNS from the coding sequence TTAGTCCCTAAAACCGGGGCCGATGCGCTTACAATTTCCCCTCCAGTGATTGAAATTGACGCGGATCCCGGAGCAGTAATCCAGGAAGAGATTAGGATTATTAACACTACTGATCAACCGCAAATTTTCTATGTTTCAACCGCAGATTTTGCAGCCGGAGGGGAAGCGGGAGAACCGGCCTTTTTAAGCGCGGAGCAAGATTACCCTTATTCGCTTATACCTTGGCTGACCCTAAGTGATAAGGAGATTTTTTTGCCCAGTTGGGAAAGAGCTCAAGTTAAGGTAACAATTACCATTCCCCAAGATGCAAGCCCTGGCGGGCATTATGGAGGCGTTTTTTTTGAAACGCGAGCGCCGGAAATAACCAGCGAAATTGGTGTTGGCGTGGTCAGCAAGGTCGGTACTTTGATTTTGACGCGGGTGAGCGGCAAGGTTATTGAGCAAGCTAATATCATTGCTTTTGGCACCCAGACCGCTAAGGAGCTTTTTAGCAAAAGGCCGATTGCCCTTTACACGCGTTTCGAAAATTCAGGCAATGTTCACTTAAAGCCCGTTGGCAAAGTAGATATTTATAATCTGCTTGGCCGGGTGGTAGCCAGCCTGGAGGTTAATGAAAATGGCGGGAATGTTTTGCCCGGGAGCGCCAGAAGATTTGAGATGATTTGGAAAGGCAAAAAAGCGCCGGGGCCGGTTTCCGAAGGTCTTTTCAGGCGGTTTTTTCAGGAAATCAAAAATGAAGCCAGAGGATTTGGTTTTGGCAAGTATTCGGCTTATTTATCGCTTAGTTGGGGCCAGGATAATAAAGAGTCCAGCACTACGTTTGAGTTTTGGATTTTTCCCTGGCGGTTGATATTGACGGTTGTCATTATACTGATATTGATTATTTTAGTTTTGACCGCGGGGATGAAAAAGTATAACCAGTGGATTTTAAAGAAGGCGGGGAAAAGTAACTCGTAG